In Armatimonadota bacterium, the following are encoded in one genomic region:
- a CDS encoding branched-chain amino acid ABC transporter permease, which translates to MRALPALILGAAGIWLGQTYLNPYYLRLVDVVGINIILAVSLNLTNGMTGVFSLGHIAFMAVGAYSAALLTLPLPRKELILPDLFGWLRQTQIGLLPATLAGGVLAALCAALIGYSVLQLRGHYLAVATLGFLVIVRSVLVNWERVTRGGVGISGIPPYTTTWWTYGFAAACIYLSWRLTQSAFGRAMLAVREDESAAAAMGIPAAATRLISFVLGAFFAGTAGSLWAHLITVISPNSFWLVETFNLVVMIVVGGLGSTTGAVVGAIVLTLIPEALRSLEGGIEVVGITLPPLFGLSQLILAVMLILTMMLRPRGLVGGWEARWPRLPRLRQVRAARGANG; encoded by the coding sequence GTGCGCGCTCTACCGGCGCTGATCCTGGGCGCGGCAGGCATCTGGCTGGGGCAGACCTACCTCAACCCTTACTATCTGCGCCTAGTGGATGTGGTCGGCATCAACATCATCCTGGCCGTCAGCCTGAACCTCACCAATGGAATGACCGGGGTGTTCTCGCTGGGGCACATTGCCTTCATGGCCGTGGGAGCCTACAGCGCAGCGCTGCTCACCCTCCCCCTCCCCCGGAAAGAGTTGATTCTTCCTGACCTGTTCGGCTGGCTGCGGCAGACGCAGATCGGCCTCCTGCCGGCCACGCTGGCCGGGGGCGTGCTGGCCGCGCTGTGCGCTGCGCTGATCGGCTACTCGGTTCTGCAGCTGCGGGGACACTACCTGGCGGTGGCCACGCTGGGGTTTCTGGTCATCGTGCGCTCCGTCCTGGTGAACTGGGAACGGGTAACCCGCGGCGGCGTAGGTATCAGCGGGATCCCGCCGTACACCACCACATGGTGGACCTACGGATTTGCCGCAGCCTGCATCTACCTGTCGTGGCGTCTCACCCAGTCGGCCTTCGGGCGGGCCATGTTGGCCGTACGGGAGGATGAGAGCGCGGCAGCGGCCATGGGCATCCCCGCCGCCGCCACCCGTCTGATCAGTTTCGTGCTGGGTGCCTTCTTCGCCGGCACAGCCGGGAGCCTGTGGGCGCACCTGATCACGGTGATCTCGCCGAACTCCTTCTGGCTGGTGGAGACTTTCAACTTGGTCGTCATGATCGTGGTGGGAGGCCTGGGAAGTACCACAGGTGCGGTGGTGGGGGCCATCGTGTTGACGCTGATCCCGGAAGCCCTCCGCAGCCTGGAAGGGGGCATCGAGGTGGTCGGAATCACGCTCCCTCCGTTGTTCGGTCTCAGCCAGTTGATCCTCGCCGTGATGTTGATCCTGACGATGATGCTCCGGCCACGCGGGCTGGTGGGGGGCTGGGAGGCGCGCTGGCCTCGCCTTCCGCGCCTGCGGCAGGTCCGCGCTGCCCGAGGAGCGAACGGATAG
- a CDS encoding branched-chain amino acid ABC transporter permease codes for MALVTYLLQQVVNGVTLGSIYALTAIGLSIVYGILRLINFAHGDVFMAGAYVALLLVAAVGGNFWLALLGAAVGAAALGVLIERGAYRPIRQAPEVAALITSLAVSIFLENTAIMVFTAHPRTFSVPAWLTDLHTVAGVLFNTLTVLTVATAAVLMAGIHLFVTRTREGIAMQACAQNLLVAEMLGVDTARIIMLAFAVGSALAAVAGAMLGAQYGRIDPFMGFLPGLKAFVAAVIGGIGSVPGAMVGGFVLGFAEILFVGLLPPDLSGYRDAFVFLLLILVLLVRPRGLLGTMEERGV; via the coding sequence GTGGCCCTGGTCACTTATCTCCTGCAGCAGGTAGTCAACGGAGTGACCCTGGGCAGCATTTACGCCCTCACCGCCATCGGCCTCTCTATCGTTTACGGGATCCTGCGGCTGATCAACTTCGCCCACGGGGACGTGTTCATGGCTGGCGCCTATGTTGCCCTCCTGCTGGTGGCGGCGGTCGGCGGCAACTTCTGGCTGGCCCTGCTCGGCGCGGCGGTTGGGGCGGCGGCCCTAGGCGTCCTGATCGAGCGCGGAGCCTACCGTCCCATCCGGCAGGCTCCTGAGGTGGCCGCCCTGATTACCTCGCTGGCGGTTTCGATCTTCCTGGAGAACACCGCCATCATGGTCTTCACGGCGCACCCGCGCACGTTCTCCGTCCCCGCCTGGTTGACCGACCTGCATACGGTGGCCGGCGTGCTGTTCAACACCCTCACCGTGCTCACCGTGGCCACGGCAGCGGTCCTGATGGCAGGGATTCACCTTTTCGTCACCCGCACCCGGGAGGGCATCGCCATGCAGGCCTGCGCTCAGAACTTGCTGGTCGCCGAGATGCTGGGGGTAGACACCGCACGGATCATCATGCTGGCGTTTGCCGTGGGTTCCGCCCTGGCAGCGGTGGCCGGGGCGATGCTGGGGGCCCAGTACGGCCGGATCGATCCGTTTATGGGATTCCTCCCCGGGCTCAAGGCGTTTGTGGCTGCCGTGATCGGAGGAATCGGCAGCGTCCCGGGAGCAATGGTTGGAGGATTCGTTCTGGGGTTTGCCGAGATCCTCTTCGTCGGGCTCCTGCCCCCGGACCTGTCAGGGTACCGCGATGCCTTCGTGTTCCTGCTGTTGATTCTGGTCCTTCTGGTCCGCCCGCGTGGGTTGCTCGGCACGATGGAGGAGCGGGGGGTCTAG
- a CDS encoding ABC transporter ATP-binding protein: protein MPLLSVENLEVAYGGIWAVRGVSLHVGDGELVAVLGANGAGKTTLLKAISGVVRPRNGRIIFRGHSLLGLAPHQVTRLGIGHVPEGRQLLPLLSVMDNLRLGAYARRDRFIRDDLEQVFAYFPILAERRRQPAGTLSGGEQQMLAIGRALMSRPRLLLLDEPSLGLAPLLVRTIFMVIEQIRAAGRAILLVEQNARMALNIAERAYVMETGRIVLTGTAAELAATPAVAAAYLGARVG from the coding sequence ATGCCGTTGCTGAGCGTTGAAAACCTGGAAGTTGCCTACGGGGGAATTTGGGCGGTGCGCGGGGTCTCCCTCCATGTCGGCGACGGGGAGCTCGTGGCCGTTCTGGGCGCCAATGGCGCAGGCAAGACGACACTCCTGAAAGCGATCTCGGGGGTGGTGCGCCCCCGGAACGGCCGGATCATTTTCCGGGGACACTCTCTGCTCGGGCTGGCACCCCACCAGGTCACGCGTCTGGGGATCGGTCACGTGCCTGAGGGCAGACAACTCCTGCCCCTGCTAAGTGTCATGGACAACCTGCGGCTTGGCGCCTACGCCCGCCGCGACCGTTTCATCCGCGACGACCTGGAGCAGGTCTTCGCCTACTTCCCGATTCTGGCCGAGCGGCGCCGCCAGCCGGCGGGAACGCTGTCCGGGGGGGAGCAGCAGATGCTGGCCATCGGTCGGGCCCTGATGTCCCGTCCGCGGCTCCTGTTGCTCGACGAACCGTCGCTTGGTCTGGCTCCTCTGCTGGTGCGCACTATCTTCATGGTAATCGAGCAGATCCGCGCCGCGGGCCGGGCCATTCTGCTCGTGGAACAGAACGCGCGCATGGCCCTAAATATCGCCGAGCGGGCCTATGTCATGGAGACGGGACGGATCGTGCTCACGGGTACCGCCGCGGAGCTCGCCGCGACGCCCGCTGTGGCGGCGGCCTATCTGGGTGCCCGGGTAGGCTAG
- a CDS encoding ABC transporter ATP-binding protein, producing MAQSPLLQIEQLTKHFGGLVAVRDYRLRIAPGEIVGLIGPNGAGKTTIFNLISGHLRPSAGRIVFRNREITNLRADHVARLGIARTFQNIRLFPHLTVQVNVLIGAQLHRRYSALDTLLGLPSFHQGERRLASRTAEILALLGLGAVADLEVRSLPLGVQRKVEIARALALDPVILLLDEPAGGLTAAESGEVMALLRQLRDRLGLTIFLIEHDMRVVMGLCDRVQAINFGQLIAEGSPGVIREHPAVIEAYLGVDAVAER from the coding sequence ATGGCTCAGTCCCCCCTCCTGCAGATCGAGCAACTCACGAAACACTTCGGCGGTCTTGTCGCAGTGCGAGACTACAGGCTGCGAATTGCCCCAGGTGAAATCGTCGGACTGATCGGCCCGAACGGCGCGGGGAAGACCACCATCTTCAACTTGATTTCCGGCCACCTGCGTCCCAGTGCCGGGCGCATCGTTTTCCGCAATCGGGAGATCACCAACCTGCGCGCTGATCACGTGGCTCGCCTGGGTATCGCGCGGACTTTCCAGAACATTCGACTTTTCCCGCATCTGACAGTCCAGGTGAACGTTCTCATTGGCGCCCAGCTCCACCGCCGCTACAGCGCCCTCGATACCCTGTTGGGTCTGCCGTCGTTTCACCAGGGGGAGAGGCGTCTGGCCAGCCGGACGGCGGAGATCCTGGCTCTGCTGGGCTTGGGCGCGGTGGCCGACCTGGAGGTCCGCAGCCTGCCCCTGGGCGTGCAGCGGAAGGTGGAGATCGCGCGGGCCCTGGCCCTGGACCCGGTGATCCTCCTGCTGGACGAGCCGGCGGGCGGCCTGACTGCCGCGGAGAGCGGCGAGGTGATGGCCCTGTTGCGGCAACTGCGCGACCGCCTGGGGCTGACCATCTTCCTCATCGAGCACGACATGCGCGTGGTGATGGGGCTGTGCGATCGCGTGCAGGCCATCAACTTCGGCCAGCTCATCGCGGAGGGCTCGCCGGGTGTCATCCGCGAGCACCCCGCGGTGATTGAGGCCTACCTGGGTGTGGATGCCGTTGCTGAGCGTTGA
- a CDS encoding gamma-glutamyl-gamma-aminobutyrate hydrolase family protein codes for MHHSVLSQNKASTMIATPRIGLTWSSGSRGLNRYQEAITAAGGRPILITPQTGAAGARDIDGLVLAGGPDVHPERYGQAIDPRAASSLEVVVERDALELDLIREALDRQIPVLGICRGIQVLNVALGGTLVQDLALAGVDPRGHDQSGRLEDWQAAHQVQVKPGSRLHRILRKTQVPVNSFHHQAVDRPAAGTVVVARAPDGVIEALEASGHQFVLGVQWHPERMWDRDAEQAALFRALIAAAGGLVDPA; via the coding sequence GTGCATCATAGCGTCCTCTCCCAGAACAAGGCGTCAACAATGATAGCTACCCCAAGGATCGGACTGACCTGGTCGTCCGGATCGCGAGGTCTGAACCGCTATCAGGAGGCCATCACGGCGGCCGGGGGCCGGCCCATCCTGATCACACCCCAGACCGGCGCGGCTGGGGCACGAGACATCGACGGCCTCGTCCTGGCGGGGGGCCCTGACGTCCACCCGGAACGCTACGGACAGGCCATCGATCCACGCGCCGCCTCGTCCCTGGAGGTGGTAGTCGAGCGCGATGCTCTCGAGCTGGACCTCATAAGAGAGGCCCTGGATCGGCAGATACCTGTGCTGGGCATCTGCCGGGGTATCCAGGTGCTAAACGTTGCGCTGGGAGGGACGCTGGTTCAAGATCTCGCGCTCGCCGGGGTGGACCCGCGCGGGCACGACCAGTCGGGCAGGCTCGAAGACTGGCAGGCTGCGCACCAGGTCCAGGTGAAGCCCGGCTCGCGCCTGCACCGTATTCTGCGAAAGACGCAGGTACCTGTGAACTCGTTCCACCACCAGGCCGTGGACCGACCCGCCGCCGGCACGGTGGTAGTGGCCCGGGCGCCGGACGGCGTCATCGAAGCTCTGGAGGCGTCGGGGCACCAGTTTGTCCTCGGGGTACAGTGGCATCCCGAGCGGATGTGGGATCGTGATGCGGAACAGGCGGCGCTCTTCCGGGCACTTATTGCGGCCGCGGGTGGCCTGGTTGATCCTGCCTGA
- a CDS encoding thioredoxin family protein, giving the protein MSERLVVLVSVLLLLGLAGLWLAARPRRLSARLARNGPSPLPPGRPLVLAFTSPDCAACQAAQRPALAELAARLGDGVQIREVDVLADRETARAFGVFSVPTTAVLDAAGRVVALNIGFASADRLLEQLSAVRAHEDR; this is encoded by the coding sequence GTGAGCGAGCGATTGGTGGTCCTGGTCTCGGTGCTGCTCCTGTTGGGGCTGGCGGGGCTGTGGCTGGCGGCGCGGCCGCGCCGGCTCTCCGCCCGCCTGGCCCGCAACGGCCCGTCCCCGCTACCGCCGGGACGTCCTCTGGTGCTGGCCTTCACCTCTCCGGACTGCGCTGCCTGTCAGGCGGCCCAGCGCCCCGCGCTGGCGGAGCTGGCGGCGCGCCTGGGCGACGGCGTCCAGATCCGCGAGGTCGACGTCCTGGCGGACCGGGAGACCGCCCGCGCCTTCGGCGTCTTCAGCGTGCCCACTACCGCCGTCCTGGACGCCGCCGGCAGGGTGGTGGCGCTGAACATCGGGTTTGCCTCCGCGGACCGCCTGCTGGAACAGCTGTCTGCAGTTAGGGCCCACGAGGACCGCTGA
- a CDS encoding DUF4395 domain-containing protein yields the protein MTRTQVDHNAIKFGQVTIVVVVALAWLFARIWLVPVLAVALLFNAAWPTIGPLRLLYRYLVLPLRLVRPHLVTDEAAPHRFAQAVGGALMLGASAALYGGVTALGWVLAGVVAVLAAVNVLWNFCAGCFLFYQLRRAGLLRGERPA from the coding sequence ATGACCCGTACACAGGTTGACCACAACGCCATCAAGTTCGGCCAGGTCACCATCGTCGTTGTGGTGGCCCTGGCCTGGCTGTTCGCCCGCATCTGGCTGGTCCCTGTCCTGGCGGTAGCTCTGCTTTTCAATGCCGCCTGGCCCACCATCGGGCCGTTGCGCCTGCTGTACCGCTACCTGGTCCTCCCCCTGCGGCTGGTCCGTCCCCACCTGGTCACCGACGAAGCCGCTCCCCACCGCTTCGCCCAGGCCGTGGGCGGAGCCCTGATGCTGGGGGCATCGGCCGCACTCTACGGCGGGGTGACCGCGCTGGGGTGGGTACTGGCCGGAGTGGTGGCCGTGCTGGCGGCGGTGAACGTCCTGTGGAACTTCTGCGCTGGCTGCTTCCTGTTCTACCAGCTGCGGAGGGCCGGGCTGCTGCGTGGGGAGCGGCCGGCGTGA
- a CDS encoding lysophospholipid acyltransferase family protein, whose protein sequence is MVPRQTLLYRLAYRTVRILLRLGFGFQVEGAARIPSGGALVVANHPSALDPVVLAAALPRRALFIGAAEFLAMPLVGWAMRAYGTIPVRRDRIDLAVVREAVRALRAGALVAIFPEGRVSPGGGSPKAGAGILAARADVPTVPAAILGTAQALPLGCYLPRRSQVRVIFGPPLPPPPPADRTAADRLVEEALGWARRAVSGALDSGVPAATVEGNRRSEHSRQ, encoded by the coding sequence GTGGTCCCCCGCCAGACCCTGCTCTACCGCCTGGCCTACCGCACCGTCCGGATCCTGCTGCGTCTGGGATTCGGCTTCCAGGTGGAGGGGGCGGCGCGCATTCCCTCGGGCGGAGCACTGGTGGTGGCCAACCACCCCAGCGCCCTCGACCCGGTGGTGCTGGCCGCGGCGCTGCCCAGGCGGGCTCTCTTTATCGGCGCCGCAGAGTTCCTGGCCATGCCGCTGGTGGGATGGGCCATGCGCGCCTACGGCACCATCCCGGTACGCCGCGACCGGATCGACCTGGCCGTGGTAAGGGAGGCGGTGCGCGCGCTGCGGGCCGGCGCGCTGGTCGCCATCTTCCCTGAGGGCAGGGTTTCTCCAGGCGGCGGTTCCCCCAAGGCCGGCGCCGGGATCCTGGCGGCGCGGGCCGATGTGCCCACCGTCCCGGCGGCCATCCTGGGGACGGCGCAGGCCCTACCCCTGGGTTGCTACCTTCCTCGCCGGTCTCAGGTGCGGGTGATCTTCGGGCCCCCGCTGCCCCCGCCACCACCGGCCGACCGCACCGCTGCGGACCGCCTGGTGGAGGAAGCGCTGGGCTGGGCGCGCCGTGCGGTGAGCGGCGCCCTTGACAGCGGCGTGCCCGCTGCTACCGTGGAAGGCAACAGGCGAAGCGAGCACAGCCGGCAGTGA
- a CDS encoding tellurium resistance protein TerC, whose protein sequence is MQHDPLAVLLIVLQLIYLEGILSIDNAAVLGAMVAHLPRHTPIPWPRILRFLQRPVHRLLGGQRPAALKVGLLGAYLGRGLMLFVATWVIRNRWLLLLGGLYLIRLGVDHLGETPAEARAAEARARGESVRRSGRPFWSVVLGVELADLAFSLDNVVAAVALSRQFWVVMTGVALGIITMRFAAGIFVYLIERFPVLEAAAYLLVLSIGGGLVVEDFFHVRPTDVQRFLISFSILLLTLTYGRSPTLQRLGQRLRWLRRALGYIDLLFVYALRPLAWLLAGAVALGRAVRRASARVSFPAPDAAQAPGHGETASRADD, encoded by the coding sequence GTGCAGCACGATCCCCTTGCCGTCCTGCTCATCGTCCTCCAGCTCATCTACCTGGAAGGCATCCTTTCCATCGACAACGCTGCGGTGCTGGGGGCCATGGTCGCCCACCTGCCCCGGCACACCCCCATCCCCTGGCCGCGGATCCTCCGTTTCCTGCAGCGGCCGGTACACCGGCTGTTGGGTGGGCAGCGCCCTGCAGCCCTGAAGGTGGGATTGCTGGGCGCCTACCTGGGGAGGGGGCTGATGCTCTTTGTCGCCACCTGGGTGATCCGAAACCGCTGGCTGCTGCTGCTGGGCGGGTTGTACCTGATCAGGCTGGGCGTCGATCACCTGGGGGAGACGCCGGCTGAGGCCCGGGCCGCGGAGGCCAGGGCCCGCGGGGAGAGCGTGCGTCGAAGCGGCCGCCCCTTCTGGTCGGTGGTCCTGGGGGTGGAGCTCGCCGACCTGGCCTTCAGCCTGGACAACGTGGTGGCCGCAGTGGCCCTCTCCCGCCAGTTCTGGGTAGTGATGACCGGGGTGGCTCTGGGGATTATCACCATGCGCTTCGCCGCGGGTATCTTCGTCTACCTCATCGAGCGCTTCCCCGTTCTGGAGGCGGCGGCCTACCTGCTGGTGCTGAGCATCGGCGGAGGGCTGGTGGTCGAAGACTTCTTCCACGTGCGCCCCACCGACGTGCAGCGGTTCCTCATCTCCTTCTCCATCCTGCTGCTTACCCTGACCTACGGGCGCAGCCCGACCCTGCAGCGGCTGGGGCAGCGGCTGCGCTGGTTGCGGCGCGCGCTCGGCTACATTGACCTCCTCTTCGTCTACGCGCTGCGGCCGCTGGCCTGGCTGCTGGCCGGGGCGGTGGCGCTTGGGCGCGCGGTGAGGCGGGCCAGTGCCAGAGTGAGCTTCCCCGCCCCCGACGCGGCGCAGGCACCCGGCCACGGCGAGACGGCCTCTCGCGCCGACGACTAG